The sequence below is a genomic window from Dyadobacter chenwenxiniae.
CTGGACGCGCGTTATGGACTGGGGCTGATTGATGTAACCAAAGACGGCAACAGCAACGTGAAAAACCATAACTTTGGAATTAATGCAGGTCTAAGCTTCCCGTTAGGCACTTATAACAGCAACACTGGCAGGCTGAGAACTCGCTAACCGGCCGTTATCGTGATACAAGAATATTTGAAAAAAATAACAACCTGGTCCCTGCTGGCGTCCCGGTTGTTATTTTTTTGTCGCAACATTCATTATCCTCTCCATTACGTCGAAAATTCTCATCCGATTGCAACACATTGAACGCTGACCATGAAACTCACTGGACTTTACATCATGGCCGCGCTGTATGTTTTCACAGGCATCATGCATTTGCTCCGCCCGAAAGCTTTTATGCAGATCATGCCCAAATATTTACCCTGGCATTATGAGCTGGTTTTGCTTAGCGGAATATGTGAGATCGCTTTTGCATTACTTTTGCTATTTCCCGCAACGCGCGCAACAGGCGCCTGGCTGATCATCATTTTGCTGATAGCGGTGTTTCCTGCCAACATTCAAATGGCTATTGATTTTTACCAAAAACATAATCCTTACTTGTGGCTTGCCTTGCTCAGATTGCCCTTACAATTGATCCTGATCTGGTGGGCGTGGCTATATACGGGCAGATGATGCGTCGCTAACCGCAGATTAGACGTAACTTTGTGCTTTATATTAATCATTGTTATGACTTTTGAAGAATTAAATCTCACCAAGCCGCTACTGCAAGCCCTAGCCGATCTGAACTACGAAACGCCCACAACGATCCAGCACAAGGTGTTTTCTGTCATGATGTCTGGTAAAGATGTGTGTGGTATTGCGCAAACCGGGACTGGGAAGACATTTGCATACCTGCTTCCTACACTTCGCCAGCTTGAATTTTCAAAGGACCGGCTTCCGCAATTGCTGATCCTGGTTCCAACGCGTGAGCTTGTGGTGCAGGTTGTGGAGGAGGTGCGAAAACTAAGTGCTTACCTGACATTGCAAGTGGTAGGTGCATATGGCGGAGGCAACATTAAGGTGCAGATGGCCGAACTGGCGAACGGTGCGGATGTGGTGGTAGCAACGCCGGGCAGACTTTTCGATCTCGCTCTCAATGGTTCTCTAAAAACAAAGGCGATCAAAAAACTTGTTATCGACGAAGTGGACGAAATGCTAAACCTCGGCTTTCGGACGCAACTGAAAAACATATTAGACCTTCTCCCGCAAAAACGCCAGAACCTGCTTTTCTCGGCAACATTGACGTCGGAAGTGGAAGCATTGATGCAGACCTACTTCAACAACCCGGTAAGGATAGAAGCAGCGCCCGTGGGAACGCCATTGGATAATATTGAGCAAAAAGCCTATTACGTTCCAAACTTTTACACGAAAGTGAACCTGTTGGATTTGTTGCTGGAAGAGAATGAGGACATGAGCAAAGTCCTTGTGTTTGTAGCAACCAAAAAACTTGCGGATCAGCTCTTCGGGCAGCTGGAATTAGGTTACCTAAATAAGATCGGTGTGATACATTCCAACAAAGAACAAAATCACAGATTTAACACCGTTAAGCAATTTCACGAAGGTAATTACCGCATTCTGATTGCCACAGACATCATTGCGCGTGGATTGGACGTAGCCGAAGTTTCTCACGTCTTTAATTTTGATATCCCGGAAGTCCCCGAAAACTACATCCACCGGATTGGCCGCACGGGCCGTGCGGACAAGAAAGGCGTGGCGATATCATTCATTACAGAAGGTGAAAAAGAACGTCAGGAACAGATAGAAGCCCTGATGAATTACGAAATACCGATCGAAACTCTGCCGGAAAACCTCAGAATGTCGGAGATCCTGACACCGGACGAAGAGCCGCAGATTTACATGAAAAGTATTGATGTGAAGTTGCCAAAGAGAGAAGCTGGCGGCGGTGCATTCCACGAAAAAATCGACAAGAACAAGAAAGTGAATGTGCGGAGAAACCATGCGCAGGAAAAAATGCAGAAATATGGCCGACCTATCAAACGGTCGGGTAAGAAATAGGGCATAGTTATTGGAGCAGCGTTTCTAAATTTTCCTCAACACATTATATATGAGTATCTGGCAAATATTCCAGCGTCTGCAACCTTACGTCAAACCTTATTACAAGCAAATTATCTTTGCGCTTTTTCTAACATTGTTAGGCGCTGTGACTGCCCAGGTTAACCCCTGGGTTTTGCGCTACACCGTTGATTCGGTGCAGACTATATTAGATAAAAAATGGGGGATCATTCAAGGCAAAGAACTGCTGATCCAGATTTCCGTGATCCTTTTTGTGAAGGAAATTGTCAACTCCCTCATCGTATTCGGACAGCGCTATTTTGGTGAGAAAATCAGGATCAAGGTTTCTAGTGACCTTGCCCAAGAGGCCGTAAGCCGGATTCTGACCTATAATCTCTCGTTTTACAGCGATAATGATAATCAAAAAGGCAAGCTGCAAACCCGCATTGACCGCGGCGTGGAAAGTCTTACAAAGCTGATCCAGAACTTTTTTATTGACATTCTGCCCCTTTTTGCGAATTCAATCGTTGCGCTTGCCATCATGTTTTCGGCCAACTTTTATGTCGGTAGCATTGCCCTGGCGATCTTACCCATTTATTTTTGGATCAGCTACAAGCAAGCGGGGGAATTGCAGGGCGTCCGGCGGAAATTGAAAAGGCAAAGGGAAAATAAAAGCAGCGGGCTGATCAATCTCATCGAATCCATCATTGTCATCAAATCATTCGTAAGAGAGGTTTTCGAGGGACAAAAGCAGTATCAGACACAAATGGAGCTGATGGAAACGCAATTGAAAACCCGACGCACAAACTTCGCTTATGATGGCATCAAGAGCTTTATCGAGCAGATTGGCGTCGTATTCATCATCATTCTCACCGCCTATCTGGTTCTGGATCAGCAAATGTCGATCGGCGCCATCATGTTTCATATCTTGCTCTTCAACAATGTCTCCGCTCCTATCCGCCAGCTGCACCGCATTTACGACGAGATGAATGATGCATTAACTTACTCGGAAGGTTTTTTCGATATTCTGGATGCAGACAATGCCGTTGAACAAAGTGGAAAAGTGGTCCCAGCAGTGATTAAAGGTGATTATGTGCTCAATGATGTTTCTTTTATGTATCCCAATGGCACCAAAGCATTGTTCAACATGGATGTAAATATCAAAGCCGGCAAGACCACCGCACTGGTTGGTCTTTCAGGCGCTGGAAAAAGCACGTTGATTAATCTGCTGATCGGCTTTTACGCACCAGGTTCAGGCACGCTAACATTGGATGGATTGCCTTTGAAAGATTATGATCTGCCAGCACTTCGGAATAGCATCGGGATGGTTTTACAGAAAAATCACATTTTCAAAGGCTCTATTGCCGAGAACATCCGTTATGGGCAAATGAATGCTTCTCAGGATGAGTTGGCCGAAGCTGCCAGAAAAGCTTATTTGCACGATCAGATCATGGAGCTGCCGGCGCAATATGAAACCGACGCACAAATGTTATC
It includes:
- a CDS encoding DoxX family protein, yielding MKLTGLYIMAALYVFTGIMHLLRPKAFMQIMPKYLPWHYELVLLSGICEIAFALLLLFPATRATGAWLIIILLIAVFPANIQMAIDFYQKHNPYLWLALLRLPLQLILIWWAWLYTGR
- a CDS encoding DEAD/DEAH box helicase, giving the protein MTFEELNLTKPLLQALADLNYETPTTIQHKVFSVMMSGKDVCGIAQTGTGKTFAYLLPTLRQLEFSKDRLPQLLILVPTRELVVQVVEEVRKLSAYLTLQVVGAYGGGNIKVQMAELANGADVVVATPGRLFDLALNGSLKTKAIKKLVIDEVDEMLNLGFRTQLKNILDLLPQKRQNLLFSATLTSEVEALMQTYFNNPVRIEAAPVGTPLDNIEQKAYYVPNFYTKVNLLDLLLEENEDMSKVLVFVATKKLADQLFGQLELGYLNKIGVIHSNKEQNHRFNTVKQFHEGNYRILIATDIIARGLDVAEVSHVFNFDIPEVPENYIHRIGRTGRADKKGVAISFITEGEKERQEQIEALMNYEIPIETLPENLRMSEILTPDEEPQIYMKSIDVKLPKREAGGGAFHEKIDKNKKVNVRRNHAQEKMQKYGRPIKRSGKK
- a CDS encoding ABC transporter ATP-binding protein translates to MSIWQIFQRLQPYVKPYYKQIIFALFLTLLGAVTAQVNPWVLRYTVDSVQTILDKKWGIIQGKELLIQISVILFVKEIVNSLIVFGQRYFGEKIRIKVSSDLAQEAVSRILTYNLSFYSDNDNQKGKLQTRIDRGVESLTKLIQNFFIDILPLFANSIVALAIMFSANFYVGSIALAILPIYFWISYKQAGELQGVRRKLKRQRENKSSGLINLIESIIVIKSFVREVFEGQKQYQTQMELMETQLKTRRTNFAYDGIKSFIEQIGVVFIIILTAYLVLDQQMSIGAIMFHILLFNNVSAPIRQLHRIYDEMNDALTYSEGFFDILDADNAVEQSGKVVPAVIKGDYVLNDVSFMYPNGTKALFNMDVNIKAGKTTALVGLSGAGKSTLINLLIGFYAPGSGTLTLDGLPLKDYDLPALRNSIGMVLQKNHIFKGSIAENIRYGQMNASQDELAEAARKAYLHDQIMELPAQYETDAQMLSGGQQQRIAIARLFLKNPPVIFLDEPTASLDAIATEQIKNSLDAIKKGRTVVIISHSLSQILDSDQIYVMKKGRIAEFGTHAELYEKEGVYREIFDASARSLNLDKMIGMITKD